A window of the Pararge aegeria chromosome 2, ilParAegt1.1, whole genome shotgun sequence genome harbors these coding sequences:
- the LOC120630640 gene encoding uncharacterized protein LOC120630640, with protein sequence MLSNKYKGLLRIKFGPLKAVFINHPEYIEKVINGSTHTVKGIAYNFVEPWLKDGLLLSNGSKWQQRRKLLSPAFHFNVLNYYKSVIDESCQNFLDKLGKEVDAPNTDIMPYVEDFVINSICKTAMGTQLHEEDSNFGKMYKEGIYKLGEYAVYRTQRIWMHPYIIFKFTSVGRKLLNICKILSSFRDRVIEKRRNLKNNSKTNFNEELNINENENVYSNGKKKMALLDLLLKAEKDGVIDKEGIGEEVDTFLFGGHDTTANTLQFTMMALANNQEAQEKVVKECNKIFGSSKRSADISDLAQMKYLECCIKESMRLYPPLPSLNRTVKQEITLGKYQIPVGTECGILIFDLHRRNDQFVEPQEFRPERFQAEPTWHPYAYLPFSAGPRNCIGQKFAMMELKVALSALLRRYRLLPVTKPNDIIFVMDFVLRIKEPIYVKLELRSHPYNFPLIPFLGDPVSFTGGLIYGPHVLWRYLTGYKNSRKMWTFVCVALIISLLLYNILLSSSSKNKELNGIPGPKGMFIFRNAFDFFMSSESVFSYCRYLTGKHKRMCQLNLINKQIVLLYHPEDVEALINSTKHNDKGYLYAFLRPWLNDGLLLSSGKKWHQRRKILTPAFHFKILRQFNEVLIDKSAKFVDNLQSEVNRSKTNIYSFLTDFTINSICETAMGTVLDQESSSVSRCYKDAIHELGTHLFYRTSRVWLHPEPVFNLSQVGRVHNRTLDLITSLRECVIKQRRQDGYFNDLYKTTMTESDDDFFINGKKRFAMLDLLLNAEQQGTIDSEGINEEVDTFMFEGHDTTATGLQFAFMLLANYPDAQDRILEEYFTILNSSNRRPTLSDLSELKYLDACIKESLRLYPPVYFIERKRDFPLKLGKFRIERPPPGSITILIFDLHRRADQFIEPLEFRPERFMKEPTWHPFSYLPFSAGPRNCIGQKFAMMEMKLAITAVLSKYRLLPVTRPQDLVFKVDIVLRTKDPVYVKLEERKKT encoded by the exons ATGCTGTCTAATAAATACAAAGGACTCCTAAGAATTAAATTTGGTCCGTTGAAAGCAGTTTTTATAAATCACCCAGAATATATAGAG aAAGTTATTAATGGGAGCACACATACTGTTAAAGGAATTGCATATAATTTTGTTGAACCTTGGCTCAAGGACGGACTTCTTTTAAGTAATG GATCAAAATGGCAGCAACGAAGAAAATTATTATCACCCGcatttcattttaatgttttaaattattataaatcggTTATTGACGAAAGCTGTCAAAACTTCTTGGATAAACTTGGAAAAGAAGTTGATGCACCTAATACCGATATCATGCCGTACGTTGAGGATTTCGTCATAAACTCTATATGca aaACTGCGATGGGTACTCAACTACATGAGGAAGACAGCAATTTTGGAAAAATGTACAAAGAAGGGATATACAAATTAGGGGAGTACGCTGTGTACAGAACGCAAAGAATTTGGATGCACCcgtacataatttttaaatttacatccGTGGGAagaaaattacttaatatttgtaaaattttgagTTCCTTTCGTGATCGTGTTATTGAAAAACGACGAAATCtcaaaaataattctaaaaccAACTTCAACGAAGAActcaatataaatgaaaatgaaaatgtataCTCAAATGGGAAAAAGAAAATGGCGTTGTTAGATCTACTGTTAAAAGCTGAAAAAGATGGCGTCATTGATAAGGAAGGAATTGGCGAGGAAGTGGACACATTTTTGTTTGGA ggtCATGACACAACGGCTAATACTTTGCAGTTTACAATGATGGCATTGGCTAACAATCAAGAGGCACAG GAAAAGGTAGTTAAAGAATGCAACAAAATATTTGGATCTTCAAAACGCTCTGCAGATATCTCAGACTTGGCGCAAATGAAGTACTTAGAATGTTGTATCAAGGAGTCAATGAGGCTTTATCCTCCTTTACCTTCATTAAATCGAACAGTTAAACAGGAAATAactttag gAAAATACCAAATACCTGTGGGGACAGAGTGCGGTATTCTGATATTCGATTTGCACCGTCGCAACGACCAATTCGTCGAGCCTCAAGAGTTCCGCCCGGAAAGGTTTCAGGCTGAGCCCACATGGCATCCATATGCATATTTACCTTTTAGTGCAGGACCCAGAAACTGCATAG GTCAAAAATTTGCAATGATGGAACTTAAAGTAGCGTTATCGGCTTTGCTACGTCGATACCGCCTCCTGCCAGTCACAAAACCAAATGACATCATCTTCGTTATGGACTTCGTTTTACGTATAAAGGAACCCATCTACGTAAAGTTAGAATTACGAA GCCATCCCTACaacttcccgctaattccatTCCTGGGCGATCCTGTATCCTTCACGGGCGGCCTTATATATGGACCTCATGTTTTGTGGAGGTACTTAACCGGGTACAAG AATTCTAGAAAAATGTGGACTTTTGTTTGCGTGGCATTAATTATTTCGTTGTTGTTGTATAATATTCTGTTGAGCTCGTCATCAAAGAACAAGGAATTAAATGGCATTCCGGGGCCTAaaggaatgtttatttttagaaacgcgtttgatttttttatgtcaagtg AGTCAGTGTTTTCCTATTGTAGATATTTGACAGGTAAACATAAAAGAATGTGCCAATTAAatctgataaataaacaaattgtacTTCTTTATCATCCAGAAGATGTAGAG GCCCTGATCAATAGTACGAAACATAATGACAAGGGTTACCTTTATGCATTTCTTCGGCCATGGTTAAATGATGGACTTCTGCTAAGCAGTG GTAAAAAATGGCATCAAAGAAGAAAAATACTAACTCCAGCATTTCATTTCAAGATTTTACGTCAATTTAACGAAGTATTAATTGACAAAAGTGCAAAATTTGTGGACAACCTGCAATCGGAAGTAAACCGatcaaaaacaaatatttattcctTCCTTAcagattttacaataaattctATATGTG agaCCGCAATGGGAACTGTTCTAGATCAAGAATCTTCTTCTGTTAGCAGATGTTACAAGGATGCAATACACGAACTGGgaacacatttattttatagaacatCAAGAGTATGGTTACACCCAGAaccagtttttaatttaagtcaggTTGGAAGAGTTCACAACAGAACATTAGATTTAATAACTTCATTACGCGAATGCGTTATTAAGCAGCGAAGGCAAGATGGATATTTTAACGACTTGTATAAAACTACGATGACTGaaagtgatgatgatttttttattaatggtaAAAAACGTTTTGCGATGTTGGATCTTCTTTTAAATGCAGAGCAGCAAGGAACTATCGACTCTGAGGGCATCAACGAAGAAGTTGACACATTTATGTTCGAG GGCCACGATACCACTGCAACTGGTCTTCAATTTGCTTTTATGTTACTAGCTAACTACCCTGATGCTCAG GACAGGATCCTAGaagaatattttacaattttaaactcATCAAATCGAAGACCTACATTAAGCGATTTGTCAGAACTGAAATATTTAGATGCTTGTATTAAGGAATCATTGCGGCTCTACCCACCAGTGTATTTCATTGAAAGGAAAAGGGATTTCCCACTAAAATTAGGTAAGTTTC GTATTGAAAGACCACCTCCCGGAAGCATTACTATTCTAATATTTGACTTACACAGACGCGCGGATCAGTTCATCGAGCCTTTGGAATTCCGACCTGAGAGATTCATGAAAGAGCCGACTTGGCACCCGTTTTCCTACCTACCATTTAGTGCTGGACCAAGAAACTGCATAG